One part of the Phragmites australis chromosome 3, lpPhrAust1.1, whole genome shotgun sequence genome encodes these proteins:
- the LOC133911145 gene encoding mitogen-activated protein kinase kinase 9-like, with product MAADVWASGVTVLELFLGRNLVLPAGETQSYTRLRQAICDGEPPLVPESAAASAELREFVAACLKKDPRRRSCSRTRSSRTATSRSCTRALRELIVETLEE from the coding sequence ATGGCTGCTGACGTCTGGGCCTCCGGCGTCACCGTCCTAGAGCTGTTCCTGGGGCGCAACCTCGTCTTGCCTGCAGGGGAGACACAGTCGTACACGAGGCTGCGACAGGCGATCTGCGACGGGGAGCCGCCGTTGGTGCCGGAGAGCGCGGCGGCATCGGCGGAGCTGCGTGAGTTCGTGGCTGCCTGCCTGAAGAAGGATCCGAGGCGGCGCAGCTGCTCGCGCACCCGTTCGTCGCGCACCGCAACGTCGAGGAGCTGCACCCGCGCGTTACGGGAACTCATCGTGGAGACCCTGGAGGAGTAG
- the LOC133912834 gene encoding dolabradiene monooxygenase-like: MEATLPLLLLLVLLLLFLVKLVAKNHSSPPLRLPPGPWQLPLVGSLHHLLLSRHGDLAHRTLRELSGEYGPLMMLRLGAVPTLVVSSAEAAREVMKTHDAAFASRHQTPTMDVFSCGGRDILFSPYGDLWRQLRRLCVLELFSARQVESFRRIREEEAAGLLRSVADTCAAQGGGAVVDIGERICRAMNDSVARSALGARCARRDEFLRELHRAAQLVGGFNLADLYPSSRLARWLSRALRESKRCNRNVRDIMGDIIREHAVDDTGDGVGEEENLLAVLLRLQRDGDAQCPLTTEIITTLIMEILAAGSETSSTTLEWAMSELTRNPRVLLKAQAEVREAFKGKDKPTEDDLQKLSYLPLVVKEAMRLHIPVPFLLPRVCRETCRVMGYDIPKGTKVLVNAWAIARDGKYWEEPEAFKPERFERNNVGFNGVDFEYIPFGAGRRMCPGMALGLTNMELALASLLYHFDWELPDGKKKGEELDMSEACGLTAKRKSKLVLHATTRIPCTY; this comes from the exons ATGGAGGCAACACTGCCGCTGCTACTCTTGCTCGTCCTCCTGCTCCTGTTCCTCGTCAAGCTCGTCGCCAAGAACCACTCCTCGCCGCCGCTGCGGCTGCCTCCCGGGCCATGGCAGCTTCCGCTCGTCGGCAGCCTCCACCACCTACTCCTGTCCCGCCACGGCGACCTCGCCCACCGGACCCTGCGcgagctgtccggtgagtacgGTCCGCTCATGATGCTCCGCCTCGGCGCCGTGCCCACGCTGGTGGTGTCCTCCGCCGAGGCGGCCAGGGAGGTCATGAAGACCCACGACGCCGCATTCGCGAGCCGGCACCAGACGCCGACGATGGACGTGTTCAGCTGCGGCGGCCGCGACATCCTCTTCTCCCCCTACGGGGACCTGTGGCGCCAGCTCCGACGCCTCTGCGTGCTCGAGCTCTTCAGTGCGCGCCAAGTCGAGTCCTTCCGCCGCATccgcgaggaggaggccgcgggCCTCCTCCGTTCCGTCGCCGACACCTGCGCCGCACAGGGCGGCGGCGCCGTGGTCGACATCGGCGAGAGGATCTGCCGCGCTATGAATGACTCCGTGGCGCGCTCGGCCTTAGGCGCCCGGTGCGCGCGGCGCGACGAGTTCCTGCGCGAGCTCCACAGGGCCGCGCAGCTCGTCGGCGGGTTCAACCTGGCAGACCTGTACCCGTCGTCGCGGCTCGCGCGCTGGCTCAGCCGCGCGCTGCGGGAGAGCAAGCGGTGCAACCGGAACGTGCGCGACATCATGGGCGACATCATCCGCGAGCACGCCGTCGACGACACCGGTGACGGCgtaggggaggaggagaacctGCTCGCCGTGCTGCTGAGGCTGCAGAGGGACGGCGACGCGCAGTGCCCACTGACCACGGAGATCATCACCACCCTCATCATG GAAATACTGGCAGCGGGGAGCGAGACCTCATCAACAACCCTAGAATGGGCCATGTCAGAGCTGACAAGGAATCCACGAGTCCTACTGAAGGCTCAAGCAGAAGTGCGAGAGGCTTTCAAGGGGAAAGACAAGCCAACGGAAGATGACCTCCAAAAGCTAAGCTACTTACCCCTGGTGGTCAAGGAGGCGATGCGCCTACACATACCAGTTCCATTCTTACTCCCACGAGTCTGCCGAGAGACATGCCGTGTCATGGGCTACGACATACCCAAGGGAACAAAGGTGCTTGTAAATGCATGGGCGATAGCAAGGGATGGTAAGTACTGGGAGGAGCCTGAGGCGTTTAAGCCAGAGAGGTTCGAGAGAAATAATGTTGGTTTCAACGGCGTCGACTTTGAGTATATCCCGTTTGGTGCGGGCAGGCGGATGTGCCCCGGCATGGCGCTTGGGCTGACCAACATGGAGTTGGCGCTTGCAAGCCTTCTTTACCACTTTGACTGGGAACTTCCTGACGGAAAGAAAAAAGGGGAAGAACTTGACATGAGTGAGGCGTGTGGTCTCACCGCAAAGAGGAAGTCCAAGCTCGTGCTACACGCTACGACACGTATTCCCTGTACATATTGA